The Pseudofrankia inefficax genome window below encodes:
- a CDS encoding HNH endonuclease signature motif containing protein: MDGCSALCFRCGMSIGVRSPRHHTLAELDDLVVALEKLTGANLWALTDIETLEFLDRAERASRVLSALKLAAVREIQGRDQHPVYGDECLPSVEDLLRQQLKLRAVDARRTVGLARDLDTTYPRVGAALTGAAISHGQADAIVAALNSLPADTPTEQRDWVETFLLAQAETLDAGQLAILGKTIRARIRDELHPPGSDPGDDGDQARRRELHLTDQPDGTTRVTGTLDAEAAAAIRAALEPLARPRPLGESPEDRRTVPQLRADALVELIERVLAAGTLPLSRGTRPHLTVLTTVDGLLGRSGGAPATTGYGLPLSRAALERLGCDADLTHILLSKEGMPLELGRTRRIVPPWLRRALVARDGGCAFPQCPKPAPWADAHHIVPWSARGDTSLGNTVLLCPFHHRVLHRGEWAVVMGSDSHPSFVPPYSVDPARQPRRNPLHRDLDQLYTGTWEAPEVVAA; the protein is encoded by the coding sequence TTGGACGGCTGTTCGGCCCTGTGTTTTCGTTGTGGCATGTCGATTGGGGTAAGGAGTCCGCGACACCACACGCTCGCCGAGTTGGATGACCTGGTCGTCGCCCTTGAGAAACTGACTGGCGCGAACCTGTGGGCGTTGACTGACATCGAGACGCTGGAGTTCCTGGACCGCGCCGAGCGGGCCTCCCGGGTGCTGTCCGCGCTGAAGCTGGCCGCGGTCCGCGAAATACAGGGCCGCGACCAGCACCCGGTGTACGGCGACGAGTGTCTGCCCTCTGTCGAAGATCTCCTGCGCCAGCAACTCAAGCTGCGGGCCGTGGACGCCCGCCGCACGGTCGGCCTGGCCCGCGATCTCGACACGACCTATCCCCGGGTCGGCGCAGCCTTGACCGGGGCCGCGATCAGCCATGGCCAGGCGGACGCCATCGTCGCCGCGCTGAACTCCCTGCCCGCCGACACCCCGACCGAACAGCGCGACTGGGTCGAGACCTTCCTGCTGGCCCAGGCCGAAACTCTCGACGCGGGCCAGCTCGCCATTCTCGGCAAGACCATTCGTGCCCGCATCCGCGACGAGCTGCACCCTCCTGGCAGCGACCCTGGCGACGACGGCGATCAGGCCCGCCGCCGGGAGTTGCACCTCACCGACCAGCCCGACGGAACCACTCGCGTCACCGGAACCCTGGACGCCGAGGCCGCAGCGGCGATACGCGCCGCGCTCGAACCACTCGCCAGGCCTCGCCCCCTCGGCGAGAGCCCCGAGGACCGCCGCACGGTTCCCCAGCTGCGGGCGGATGCCCTGGTTGAGCTCATCGAACGGGTTCTGGCTGCGGGCACCCTGCCGCTGTCTAGAGGGACCCGTCCGCACCTCACCGTCCTCACGACGGTCGATGGGCTGCTGGGCCGGTCGGGCGGCGCGCCGGCCACCACGGGCTACGGGCTGCCGCTTTCCCGTGCCGCGCTCGAACGGCTCGGCTGCGACGCGGACCTGACGCACATCCTGCTCTCCAAGGAAGGCATGCCCCTGGAACTTGGCCGCACTCGTCGCATCGTGCCGCCCTGGCTACGCCGAGCGCTGGTCGCCCGGGACGGCGGATGTGCCTTCCCGCAATGCCCGAAGCCAGCGCCCTGGGCCGACGCCCACCACATCGTCCCATGGTCTGCTCGCGGTGATACCAGCCTCGGCAACACCGTGCTGCTGTGCCCTTTCCATCACCGGGTCCTCCACCGGGGTGAATGGGCCGTCGTGATGGGCTCCGACAGTCATCCGAGCTTCGTGCCGCCGTATTCCGTCGATCCGGCGCGCCAGCCACGCCGAAATCCACTTCACCGCGATCTCGACCAGCTTTACACCGGAACCTGGGAGGCTCCGGAGGTCGTGGCGGCTTGA